From a single Georhizobium profundi genomic region:
- a CDS encoding C4-dicarboxylate TRAP transporter substrate-binding protein: protein MNVTLKTLGLTTALALVAGVVSAQEFSLNLSTSQTLQDPLVIAMQGAEQRIEERSEGRVDVTIYPSSQLGEDNDVLEQIRNGAPIAALVDAGRLAPLHAELGILAAPYLVDDYTQYAAITDSPVYGEWVEELAESSGIRLLNYNWFQGTRQMITKKEITAPADLSGVRVRTIDAPSWIATVESMGATAAPMAWSEVYSALQLGAIDGAEAQLTGAYGIKLHEVATNIALTNHIQLFTGLATSQAWWESLPEDIRTIIDEELKAAGDEATRMTVERLGEVQTEMEAAGVAFNEVDMAPFREATASVYEEVGLVEAREALQPYLPSAQ, encoded by the coding sequence ATGAACGTCACACTGAAGACACTTGGACTGACAACTGCGCTCGCTCTCGTAGCGGGCGTCGTCTCGGCACAGGAATTCTCGCTCAACCTCTCAACGTCACAGACGCTGCAGGACCCGCTGGTCATTGCCATGCAGGGTGCCGAACAGCGCATCGAGGAGCGCTCCGAGGGTCGCGTCGATGTCACGATCTACCCGAGCTCGCAGCTTGGCGAAGATAACGACGTTCTGGAGCAGATCCGCAACGGTGCGCCGATCGCAGCGCTCGTCGATGCCGGTCGCCTGGCACCTCTACACGCCGAGCTCGGCATTCTGGCCGCGCCATACCTCGTCGACGACTACACGCAATACGCAGCGATCACCGATTCCCCCGTCTATGGCGAATGGGTCGAAGAGCTCGCGGAAAGCTCCGGCATCCGCCTCCTGAACTACAACTGGTTCCAGGGCACGCGTCAGATGATCACCAAGAAGGAGATCACCGCGCCGGCAGACCTCTCGGGCGTGCGCGTGCGCACCATCGATGCACCAAGCTGGATCGCGACGGTCGAATCCATGGGTGCGACGGCAGCGCCTATGGCGTGGTCCGAAGTCTATTCGGCGCTCCAGCTCGGCGCGATCGATGGCGCTGAAGCGCAGCTGACCGGCGCCTATGGCATCAAGCTCCACGAAGTCGCGACCAACATCGCCTTGACGAACCACATCCAGCTCTTCACGGGCCTGGCGACGTCGCAAGCCTGGTGGGAGTCGCTGCCGGAAGACATCCGCACGATCATCGACGAAGAGCTGAAGGCAGCCGGCGACGAGGCCACGCGCATGACCGTCGAGCGCCTCGGCGAAGTGCAGACCGAAATGGAAGCGGCAGGCGTCGCCTTCAACGAAGTCGACATGGCACCCTTCCGCGAAGCGACGGCCTCCGTCTACGAGGAAGTCGGCTTGGTGGAAGCCCGCGAGGCTCTGCAGCCCTACCTCCCGTCCGCCCAGTAA
- a CDS encoding AGE family epimerase/isomerase produces the protein MSVVVPIAPFDVANFASSFVPRWLQLARDQVHGGIVDRLALDGRPVEGDAKTTLVHARIAFTLAHLHLATGDQRLLDAAIDTYRFLDGHLRDADGGYRFSVSRDGQPLADPTSQVRRTYDQSFVLLALVTLRKAAPNAVSQHRIDECWDFTSQRLTDPGTGALWEDDVMAAAGAKPGDLRAQNPHMHMFEALLQAFEMTGDRVWLERAEAMLEIGRRFFIDEATGAVREFVGHDLQPLAGTDGERREPGHQYEWAWLLHRYADLAGVNDARSLADPMIAFVERHGLAPRSGPLEGLPFDALDARGQVTENTHLLWPLTEAGKFYAARLADTGDAMRARGLVSTLARHFFAPAAATGLPVWVNRLDADGRPVWSEALSRLLYHVTIFVTEGARAGLWTLTPLPSPTAENH, from the coding sequence ATGAGTGTCGTGGTCCCCATCGCCCCATTCGACGTCGCCAACTTCGCTTCGTCTTTCGTGCCGCGCTGGCTGCAGCTTGCGCGTGACCAGGTGCATGGTGGCATCGTCGATCGTCTCGCCCTCGATGGTCGCCCGGTAGAAGGCGATGCAAAGACCACGCTGGTTCATGCGCGCATCGCGTTCACCCTCGCTCATCTTCATCTTGCCACCGGCGACCAGCGATTGCTCGATGCGGCGATCGATACGTACCGCTTTCTCGATGGGCACCTCCGCGACGCGGACGGCGGTTACCGGTTCAGCGTTTCGCGCGACGGCCAGCCCTTGGCCGATCCGACGTCTCAGGTTCGCCGAACCTACGATCAGTCCTTCGTGCTCCTGGCACTCGTGACCCTGCGGAAGGCCGCACCTAATGCGGTGTCGCAACACCGGATCGACGAATGTTGGGACTTCACCTCGCAGCGCCTGACCGATCCCGGCACCGGTGCGCTCTGGGAAGACGATGTCATGGCGGCCGCGGGCGCCAAGCCTGGCGATCTGCGCGCCCAGAACCCGCACATGCACATGTTCGAGGCGCTGTTGCAGGCGTTCGAGATGACCGGCGATCGCGTCTGGCTGGAACGCGCGGAAGCCATGCTCGAAATCGGCCGTCGCTTTTTCATCGATGAAGCGACGGGCGCGGTGCGCGAATTCGTCGGCCATGACCTGCAGCCCCTGGCCGGAACGGATGGCGAGCGGCGCGAGCCGGGTCATCAGTATGAATGGGCCTGGCTGCTTCATCGCTACGCCGATCTGGCCGGCGTGAACGATGCGCGATCCTTGGCCGACCCGATGATCGCCTTCGTCGAGCGGCATGGGCTGGCACCTCGCTCCGGTCCCTTGGAAGGCCTTCCCTTCGATGCGCTCGATGCTCGAGGTCAGGTCACCGAGAACACGCATCTTCTTTGGCCGTTGACGGAAGCCGGCAAATTCTACGCCGCGCGCCTTGCTGACACCGGTGATGCAATGCGCGCACGCGGCCTCGTATCGACCTTGGCTCGCCATTTCTTTGCGCCGGCTGCAGCAACCGGTCTGCCCGTCTGGGTCAACCGTCTCGATGCTGATGGCCGACCTGTCTGGTCCGAGGCCTTGAGCCGCCTGCTCTATCACGTGACCATCTTCGTCACGGAAGGCGCCCGCGCGGGCCTCTGGACGCTGACGCCGCTCCCGTCCCCGACGGCTGAAAATCACTGA
- a CDS encoding GntR family transcriptional regulator, with translation MNLRDASALQTRDEERGQPVGPRLYRLLRERIVKGDLVPGTRLSEVDVAASYAVSRQPVREAFIKLSEESLVEIRPQRGTYVSQINVAAVMSARFVREAVEADIVRILAARPKEGFLRELDDLILRQRATVEDDDPATFIQLDERFHRLLASEAGQGASWDILQPLKTQMDRVRHLSAKQFPLRQLLSQHEDVVQTIRNGDGDGAEGAMRSHLRQILDDLPAVIAALPAFFDERVEAS, from the coding sequence GTGAACTTGCGAGACGCATCGGCACTGCAAACACGTGACGAGGAACGAGGGCAGCCTGTTGGCCCGCGTCTCTATCGCCTGTTGCGTGAGCGTATCGTGAAGGGTGACCTCGTACCGGGCACGCGGCTTTCCGAAGTGGATGTCGCGGCGTCCTATGCCGTCAGCCGCCAGCCGGTGCGCGAAGCTTTCATCAAATTGTCCGAGGAAAGCCTGGTCGAGATCCGGCCGCAGCGCGGCACCTATGTCAGCCAGATCAACGTTGCCGCCGTCATGTCCGCCCGGTTCGTGCGCGAAGCCGTCGAGGCGGACATCGTCCGGATTCTCGCGGCGCGGCCGAAAGAAGGGTTTCTGCGGGAGCTGGACGACCTGATCCTCCGCCAGCGCGCCACCGTCGAGGACGACGACCCCGCGACATTCATCCAGCTCGACGAACGGTTTCACCGGCTGCTGGCATCTGAAGCGGGGCAGGGTGCGAGCTGGGATATTCTGCAGCCGCTGAAGACGCAGATGGACCGCGTGCGTCATCTGAGCGCCAAGCAGTTTCCGTTGCGCCAGTTGCTTTCGCAGCACGAAGATGTCGTCCAGACGATCCGCAATGGCGACGGCGATGGCGCCGAAGGTGCGATGCGGTCTCATCTGCGGCAGATTCTCGACGATCTCCCAGCGGTGATCGCCGCCCTGCCTGCCTTCTTCGACGAACGCGTTGAAGCGTCATGA
- the uxuA gene encoding mannonate dehydratase, which yields MRQTWRWFGPKDRVSIDDMMQAGVEGVVSALHHVPTGSVWTPDEIEKRQSLIACMKDGAPSGLAWEVVESLPVSEDIKKQTGDWRAHIDAWRTSLKHLHAAGIETICYNFMPVLDWTRTELAHRRPNGATCMRFDLIDFAAFDIHILKRPGASDDFSDAVVENAGRRFAAMDDATRAKLADNIVCGLPGAAESFTLDDIRDHLAGYAVLGEDRLRQNLIDFLSEVAPLAEELGMRLCCHPDDPPFALLGLPRIMSTEADYRAILDAVDLPSNGVTLCSGSLGARPDNDLPKMMEALGDRVHFLHLRNVTRESDDIAGSFFEDEHLGGSTDMVALIAAVVREERKRRQAGRRDVSIPFRPDHGQEILDDFERKAQPGYPAIGRLKGLAELRGIMTALTHEHEGLRA from the coding sequence ATGCGGCAGACTTGGCGCTGGTTCGGCCCGAAGGATCGGGTCTCTATCGACGATATGATGCAGGCCGGCGTCGAAGGGGTCGTATCCGCTTTGCACCACGTCCCGACCGGGTCGGTCTGGACGCCGGACGAGATCGAGAAGCGGCAGTCGCTGATTGCCTGCATGAAGGACGGCGCCCCGTCGGGACTTGCCTGGGAAGTCGTCGAAAGCCTGCCTGTTTCCGAGGACATCAAGAAGCAGACTGGGGATTGGCGCGCGCATATCGATGCCTGGCGCACCTCGCTGAAGCACCTGCATGCGGCTGGCATCGAGACCATCTGTTACAATTTCATGCCGGTGCTCGACTGGACGCGCACCGAGCTTGCGCATCGGCGCCCGAACGGCGCCACCTGCATGCGCTTCGACCTGATCGACTTCGCGGCGTTCGACATTCACATCCTGAAGCGGCCAGGGGCGAGCGACGATTTCAGCGACGCCGTCGTCGAGAATGCCGGCCGTCGCTTTGCTGCCATGGACGATGCCACGCGGGCGAAGCTTGCCGACAACATCGTTTGCGGATTGCCGGGCGCCGCGGAAAGCTTCACGCTCGACGACATTCGCGATCATCTCGCGGGCTACGCTGTGCTTGGCGAAGACCGCCTGCGCCAGAACCTCATCGATTTCCTGTCAGAGGTCGCGCCGCTTGCAGAAGAACTTGGCATGCGGCTTTGCTGCCACCCGGACGACCCGCCCTTCGCTCTGCTCGGACTGCCGCGCATCATGTCGACGGAAGCGGACTATCGCGCCATTCTCGATGCGGTCGATCTGCCGTCGAATGGCGTGACGCTGTGCTCGGGTTCGCTCGGTGCGCGCCCCGACAACGACCTGCCAAAGATGATGGAGGCGCTCGGCGATCGGGTGCATTTCCTGCATCTGCGCAATGTGACGCGCGAAAGCGACGACATCGCCGGCAGCTTCTTTGAAGACGAGCATCTGGGCGGCAGCACGGACATGGTCGCTCTCATCGCCGCGGTGGTGCGCGAGGAGCGCAAGCGGCGGCAGGCCGGGCGACGCGACGTATCGATCCCGTTCCGGCCCGATCACGGCCAGGAGATCCTCGACGATTTCGAACGCAAGGCACAGCCCGGCTACCCGGCGATCGGCCGGCTGAAGGGGCTTGCCGAACTGCGCGGCATCATGACGGCGCTGACCCACGAGCACGAAGGGCTTCGGGCATGA
- a CDS encoding mannitol dehydrogenase family protein, which yields MSGGDPRPRLASLSDVAGSARLPTYQPDDHGMGIVHLGLGAFHRAHQAVATDDALAAAGGDWRICAVSLRSTALAEALAPQNGLYTLIERGTEGTRARVIGSLSQVIANDPVSTLAALCDTAVKIVTLTVTEKGYGIDRANGGHDPSHPAVAADLDSPETPSGVLGLLTAALKLRRDAGIAPFTVLSCDNLPENGQLLRGGVIGFARAVDTELADFIAAEVAFPSSMVDRITPAATDQTLADAATATGCVDLAAVETEQFSQWVIEDHFPQGRPAWEAGGAIFVADVTPFERAKLTMLNGTHSMLAYAGFLSGHQFVRDVMGDTALAALVRRHLQAAGQILPPLPSFNMKAYAAALADRFRNPAIAHATYQIAMDGTEKLPQRIFAPAIAALDAGQPLRPFAFATAAWMRYTLGVSDAGERYALRDPREDEIRRLIQSVPRDAKTIRTALSGMPNFMPAQLARSEVWNDAVDDCLDAILTQGMPAAILAEASR from the coding sequence ATGAGCGGTGGAGACCCACGGCCGCGGCTTGCAAGCTTGTCGGACGTCGCTGGATCGGCCCGGCTTCCAACCTACCAGCCGGACGATCACGGCATGGGGATCGTGCATCTCGGACTTGGCGCTTTTCACCGGGCACACCAGGCGGTCGCGACCGACGACGCGCTCGCGGCGGCAGGTGGCGACTGGCGCATCTGCGCTGTCAGCCTGCGCAGCACGGCACTCGCGGAGGCGCTTGCGCCGCAGAACGGGCTTTACACCCTGATCGAACGCGGCACCGAGGGCACACGCGCCCGCGTGATTGGATCGCTTTCGCAGGTCATCGCCAACGATCCGGTCTCGACGCTTGCTGCGCTGTGCGACACGGCGGTCAAGATCGTGACCCTGACGGTGACCGAGAAAGGCTACGGTATCGACCGTGCCAATGGCGGACACGACCCCTCGCATCCGGCCGTCGCGGCGGACCTTGATTCTCCGGAAACGCCGTCCGGCGTTCTTGGGCTGCTGACTGCTGCGCTCAAGCTGCGCCGCGATGCCGGCATCGCGCCCTTCACCGTTCTATCCTGCGACAATCTTCCGGAAAACGGACAGCTCCTGCGCGGTGGCGTCATCGGTTTTGCCCGCGCCGTAGACACCGAACTCGCTGACTTCATCGCGGCGGAGGTGGCGTTTCCATCGTCCATGGTGGACAGGATCACGCCGGCAGCAACCGATCAGACGCTGGCCGATGCGGCGACGGCGACGGGCTGCGTCGACCTTGCGGCGGTGGAGACAGAACAATTCAGCCAGTGGGTCATCGAGGATCACTTTCCGCAGGGTCGACCAGCCTGGGAGGCCGGTGGTGCGATCTTTGTGGCGGATGTTACGCCGTTCGAGCGCGCCAAGCTCACCATGCTGAACGGCACCCATTCGATGCTGGCTTATGCGGGCTTCCTCTCCGGGCACCAGTTCGTCCGCGACGTGATGGGCGACACCGCGCTTGCGGCGCTCGTCCGGCGGCATCTGCAAGCCGCCGGCCAGATTCTGCCGCCCTTGCCGAGCTTCAACATGAAGGCCTATGCCGCCGCGCTCGCGGACCGCTTCCGCAATCCCGCGATTGCCCATGCGACCTATCAGATCGCGATGGATGGCACCGAGAAACTGCCGCAGCGGATCTTTGCGCCGGCAATCGCCGCTCTCGATGCCGGGCAGCCGCTGCGCCCATTCGCATTCGCGACCGCGGCGTGGATGCGCTACACGCTGGGTGTCAGCGACGCCGGTGAGCGCTATGCGCTGCGCGATCCCCGCGAAGACGAAATCAGGCGCCTCATTCAATCCGTGCCGCGCGATGCAAAGACCATCCGCACCGCCTTGAGCGGCATGCCGAACTTCATGCCAGCGCAGCTTGCACGATCCGAAGTTTGGAATGATGCCGTAGACGATTGTCTCGATGCGATCCTGACCCAAGGCATGCCTGCCGCAATCCTCGCAGAGGCGAGCCGATGA
- a CDS encoding sugar kinase, with protein sequence MSSKLFLAIGEPMVELSGAGESDADLWRMGFAGDVLNTLWYTRAALPLDGAGGWRTALLTRLGSDPFSSKLRGFLDDNGIDTAFIQTDEQRSVGLYAISLSEHGERSFSYWRSHSAARRLADDRNALSDAITSADVVYLSGITLAILPDEGRQNLLEEARAARQRGQCIVFDPNIRRRLWDDVETMKHWLSQAMAVASMGLPSFDDEADLWGDATLDDCLSRWQESGCGEVVVKNGGGDMVAAETGKPVERLAVKREKPVDTTGAGDAFNAGYIAARLGGKVLRQAMLDGHAMASLVIAVPGALIPMAQLI encoded by the coding sequence ATGAGTTCGAAACTGTTTCTCGCCATCGGCGAGCCTATGGTGGAGCTGAGTGGCGCAGGCGAGAGCGATGCCGATCTTTGGCGGATGGGCTTTGCGGGAGACGTTCTCAATACGCTCTGGTACACGCGTGCCGCTCTTCCCCTAGACGGCGCCGGAGGTTGGCGCACAGCACTTCTCACGCGTCTAGGCAGCGATCCATTTTCGTCGAAACTGCGCGGCTTTCTGGATGACAACGGGATCGACACCGCATTCATCCAGACCGACGAACAGCGCAGCGTCGGCCTCTACGCCATCAGCCTGTCAGAGCATGGAGAGCGCAGTTTTTCCTATTGGCGGTCGCATTCGGCGGCGCGCCGCCTGGCTGATGATCGGAACGCGCTTTCGGACGCGATCACCTCTGCCGACGTCGTCTATCTTTCCGGTATCACGCTGGCCATCCTGCCGGACGAGGGACGCCAGAACCTTCTCGAAGAAGCGCGGGCTGCACGTCAACGCGGCCAGTGCATCGTCTTCGATCCCAACATCCGTCGCCGGTTGTGGGACGATGTCGAGACAATGAAACACTGGCTTTCCCAAGCCATGGCAGTCGCTTCGATGGGCCTGCCGAGCTTCGACGACGAAGCCGATCTCTGGGGCGACGCCACGTTGGACGACTGCCTCTCCCGCTGGCAAGAGTCCGGTTGTGGTGAGGTCGTCGTCAAGAATGGCGGTGGCGACATGGTGGCAGCCGAGACTGGGAAACCGGTCGAGCGGCTCGCGGTGAAGCGCGAAAAGCCAGTCGATACCACGGGCGCCGGCGATGCTTTCAACGCGGGCTACATCGCCGCCCGGCTGGGTGGGAAAGTCCTTCGTCAGGCCATGCTTGACGGA